One window from the genome of Streptomyces sp. NBC_00708 encodes:
- a CDS encoding ATP-binding protein has product MALVVAQEVPTSSSMAVPHGPAGVGQARHRMREQLRSHGVSDSVVDDAVLILSELLSNACRHGRPLGWQTEREDGAVRAAWRVDRTGGLTVEVTDGGGPTRPVPATPSVTARGGRGLNIISALAQEWGVRDDAPGEVTVWVLVDGGHGSHSRPGERRGSGRTAGMAGLPSAQRATVIPGFDGLDFSGSFDDAFDDVG; this is encoded by the coding sequence GTGGCGTTGGTGGTGGCACAGGAGGTGCCCACGTCGTCGAGCATGGCCGTTCCCCATGGTCCTGCGGGCGTGGGCCAGGCGCGGCACCGGATGCGCGAGCAATTGCGCAGCCACGGGGTGTCGGATTCGGTCGTCGACGATGCGGTGCTGATTCTTTCCGAGCTGCTCAGCAATGCCTGCCGGCACGGCAGGCCGCTGGGATGGCAGACCGAGAGGGAAGACGGGGCCGTGCGCGCCGCTTGGCGCGTCGACAGGACGGGCGGACTGACCGTCGAGGTGACGGACGGTGGCGGCCCGACCCGGCCGGTTCCGGCCACGCCTTCGGTGACCGCCCGCGGTGGCCGCGGGCTCAACATCATCAGCGCGCTGGCCCAGGAGTGGGGCGTACGTGACGACGCCCCCGGCGAGGTCACCGTCTGGGTGTTGGTCGACGGCGGCCACGGCTCCCACAGCCGCCCCGGTGAACGGCGCGGAAGCGGGCGGACAGCAGGTATGGCCGGACTGCCGAGTGCGCAGAGGGCCACCGTGATCCCGGGCTTCGACGGGCTGGATTTCTCCGGCTCGTTCGACGACGCGTTCGACGACGTCGGCTGA
- a CDS encoding long-chain fatty acid--CoA ligase: protein MLSTMQDVPLTVTRILTHGMTIHGKSQVTTWTGEPEPHRRSFAEIGRRATQFANALRDELGIDGDQRVATLMWNNAEHVEAYLAIPSMGAVLHTLNLRLPAEQLVWVVKHADDKVVVVNGSLLPLIAPLLPQLTSLEHLIVSGPGDRSVLDGAAVRVHEYEELLAGRPTTFDWPDLDERQAAAMCYTSGTTGDPKGVVYSHRSIYLHSMQVNMSESMGLTDKDTTLVVVPQFHVNAWGLPHATFMSGVNMLMPDRFLQPAPLADMIERERPTHAAAVPTIWQGLLAEVTANPRDLTSMANVTIGGAACPPSLMAAYDKLGVRLCHAWGMTETSPLGTMANPPAGLTEEQEWPYRITQGRFPAGVEARLVGPTGEHLPWDGESAGELEVRGTWIAGAYYGGADGEMLRPEDKFSEDGWLKTGDVGVISEDGFLTLTDRAKDVIKSGGEWISSVELENALMAHPDVAEAAVVAVPDEKWGERPLATVVLKEGATADYEALRAFLAESGIAKWQLPERWSVIPSVPKTSVGKFDKKVIRKQYAQGELDITQL from the coding sequence GTGCTCAGCACCATGCAGGACGTACCGCTGACTGTCACCCGCATCCTGACGCATGGGATGACGATCCACGGGAAGTCGCAGGTCACGACCTGGACCGGAGAGCCGGAGCCGCACCGGCGCAGTTTCGCGGAGATCGGCCGGCGCGCGACGCAGTTCGCCAACGCCCTGCGCGACGAACTCGGCATCGACGGCGATCAGCGGGTCGCGACCCTCATGTGGAACAACGCCGAGCACGTGGAGGCGTACCTCGCCATCCCGTCCATGGGCGCCGTCCTCCACACACTGAATCTCCGGCTCCCCGCGGAGCAGCTGGTCTGGGTCGTCAAGCACGCCGACGACAAGGTCGTCGTCGTCAACGGTTCCCTGCTGCCGCTCATCGCGCCGCTGCTCCCCCAGCTGACGTCGCTGGAGCATCTGATCGTTTCCGGCCCCGGTGACCGCTCCGTCCTGGACGGCGCGGCGGTGCGTGTGCACGAGTACGAGGAACTGCTCGCCGGCCGCCCCACCACCTTCGACTGGCCCGATCTGGACGAGCGGCAGGCCGCCGCCATGTGCTACACCTCCGGCACGACCGGCGACCCCAAGGGCGTCGTCTACTCGCACCGCTCGATCTATCTGCACTCCATGCAGGTCAACATGTCCGAGTCGATGGGCCTGACCGACAAGGACACCACGCTCGTCGTCGTCCCCCAGTTCCACGTCAACGCCTGGGGCCTGCCGCACGCGACGTTCATGTCCGGCGTCAACATGCTGATGCCGGACCGTTTCCTCCAGCCCGCCCCGCTCGCCGACATGATCGAGCGCGAGCGCCCCACGCACGCCGCCGCCGTCCCCACCATCTGGCAGGGCCTGCTCGCCGAGGTCACCGCCAACCCGCGCGACCTCACCTCCATGGCCAACGTGACGATCGGCGGTGCCGCCTGCCCGCCCTCGCTCATGGCGGCGTACGACAAGCTCGGCGTGCGCCTCTGTCACGCCTGGGGCATGACGGAGACCTCGCCCCTCGGCACCATGGCCAACCCGCCCGCCGGGCTGACCGAGGAGCAGGAGTGGCCCTACCGCATCACCCAGGGCCGCTTCCCCGCCGGCGTCGAGGCACGCCTCGTCGGCCCGACCGGCGAACACCTGCCGTGGGACGGCGAGTCGGCCGGTGAGCTGGAGGTGCGCGGCACCTGGATCGCCGGCGCGTACTACGGCGGCGCGGACGGCGAGATGCTGCGCCCCGAGGACAAGTTCAGCGAGGACGGCTGGCTGAAGACCGGTGACGTCGGCGTGATCAGCGAGGACGGCTTCCTCACCCTCACCGACCGTGCCAAGGACGTCATCAAGTCCGGTGGCGAATGGATCTCCAGCGTCGAGCTGGAGAACGCGCTGATGGCGCACCCGGATGTCGCGGAGGCCGCCGTCGTGGCCGTCCCGGACGAGAAGTGGGGCGAGCGCCCGCTCGCGACCGTCGTCCTCAAGGAGGGTGCCACCGCCGACTACGAGGCGCTGCGGGCGTTCCTCGCCGAATCCGGCATCGCGAAGTGGCAGCTGCCGGAGCGGTGGTCGGTCATCCCGTCCGTGCCGAAGACGAGCGTCGGCAAGTTCGACAAGAAGGTCATCCGCAAGCAGTACGCGCAGGGCGAGCTGGACATCACGCAGCTCTGA
- a CDS encoding trypsin-like peptidase domain-containing protein: MSTENEGNEGTAGEAAPSVPSAPPVPADAPQAHPEDAPPVASHPDPDLTATRQQPVHPAPEQQPAPDQVTGQTAAFPTTPQYAPPPPPQSAADAGWPPPPPAVPSYTQGAHGGGGGPVWGPPGGPHPSESPRKRGAGALVAAVVVAALVAGGIGGALGYWAADNNDDSGSTTVAASANPQDLKRDPGTVAGVAAKALPSVVTIEAQGGDGEGGTGTGFVYDKEGHILTNNHVVASAADSGQLTATFSNGKKYDAEVVGRAQGYDVAVIKLKNPPKSLTPLPVGNSDQVAVGDSTIAIGAPFGLSNTVTTGIISAKNRPVASGDGTGGSNSYMSALQTDASINPGNSGGPLLSSGGAVIGINSAIQSAGSSGQSQAGSIGLGFAIPINQATTVARQLIKTGQPVYPVIGATVTMDEKSGGAVISDRGTGGTDAVTKDGPAAKAGLRAGDVITKFNDTPVDSGPTLIGEIWTHKPGDRVTLTYERDGKSATAEVTLGERKGDS, translated from the coding sequence GTGAGCACAGAGAACGAGGGCAACGAGGGCACCGCGGGCGAGGCCGCCCCGTCCGTTCCGTCCGCACCTCCCGTGCCGGCCGACGCTCCCCAGGCGCATCCCGAGGACGCGCCCCCCGTCGCGTCCCACCCGGACCCGGACCTGACGGCCACCCGGCAGCAGCCGGTCCACCCCGCGCCGGAACAACAGCCCGCGCCGGACCAGGTGACCGGGCAGACGGCCGCGTTTCCGACGACTCCGCAGTACGCGCCCCCGCCCCCGCCGCAGTCGGCGGCCGACGCGGGCTGGCCCCCGCCGCCGCCCGCCGTCCCCTCGTACACGCAAGGGGCGCACGGCGGCGGTGGCGGCCCGGTGTGGGGTCCGCCCGGCGGACCGCACCCTTCCGAATCGCCGCGCAAGCGGGGTGCGGGCGCTCTGGTGGCCGCCGTGGTGGTGGCGGCACTCGTGGCGGGCGGGATCGGTGGCGCGCTCGGCTACTGGGCCGCGGACAACAACGACGACTCCGGATCGACGACGGTCGCGGCGTCGGCCAACCCGCAGGACCTCAAGCGCGACCCGGGCACGGTCGCCGGTGTGGCCGCCAAGGCGCTGCCCAGCGTGGTGACCATCGAGGCGCAGGGCGGTGACGGCGAGGGCGGCACGGGCACCGGCTTCGTGTACGACAAGGAAGGCCACATCCTCACGAACAACCACGTGGTGGCCTCCGCGGCGGACAGCGGCCAGCTCACGGCGACGTTCTCCAACGGCAAGAAGTACGACGCCGAGGTGGTCGGCCGGGCCCAGGGCTACGACGTGGCCGTCATCAAGCTGAAGAACCCGCCGAAGTCCCTGACCCCGCTGCCGGTGGGCAACTCGGACCAGGTGGCGGTCGGCGACTCGACGATCGCGATCGGTGCCCCGTTCGGCCTGTCCAACACGGTCACCACGGGCATCATCAGCGCGAAGAACCGCCCGGTCGCCTCCGGTGACGGCACCGGCGGCAGCAATTCGTACATGAGCGCCCTGCAGACCGACGCGTCGATCAACCCGGGCAACTCCGGCGGCCCGCTGCTCAGCTCGGGCGGCGCGGTCATCGGGATCAACTCGGCGATCCAGTCGGCCGGCAGCTCCGGCCAGAGCCAGGCCGGCTCCATCGGCCTCGGCTTCGCGATCCCGATCAACCAGGCGACGACCGTCGCCCGGCAGCTGATCAAGACCGGTCAGCCGGTCTACCCGGTCATCGGTGCCACGGTGACGATGGATGAGAAGAGCGGCGGCGCCGTCATCTCGGACCGGGGCACGGGCGGCACGGATGCGGTCACGAAGGACGGCCCGGCCGCCAAGGCGGGCCTGCGCGCGGGCGATGTCATCACGAAGTTCAACGACACCCCCGTCGACAGCGGCCCGACCCTGATCGGCGAGATCTGGACCCACAAGCCGGGCGACCGGGTCACCCTGACCTACGAGCGCGACGGCAAGTCGGCGACGGCCGAAGTGACCCTGGGGGAGCGCAAGGGCGACAGCTGA
- a CDS encoding glycerophosphodiester phosphodiesterase, whose product MTRVNRARQQHPMQHPIQVIAHRGASDDAPEHTLAAYRKAIEDGADALECDVRLTADGHLVCVHDRRVNRTSNGRGAVSALELNDLAALDFGSWKDRDETESPDWDPVPGELTSVLTLERLLELLAETRAAGRPLQLAIETKHPTRWAGQVEERLLHLLKRFELDVPPPAGTPSPVRVMSFSARSLHRVRAAVPHLPTVYLMQFVSPRLRDGRLPAGARVAGPSVRILRSHPGYIERLHRAGHRAHVWTVNEPEDVELCVRLGVEAIITNRPKQVLAQLGRS is encoded by the coding sequence ATGACCCGGGTGAACCGAGCGCGGCAGCAGCACCCCATGCAGCATCCCATCCAGGTCATCGCCCACCGGGGCGCGTCCGACGACGCCCCCGAGCACACCCTCGCCGCGTACCGGAAGGCGATCGAGGACGGTGCCGACGCCCTGGAGTGCGACGTACGCCTCACTGCCGACGGCCACCTCGTCTGCGTGCACGACCGCAGGGTGAACCGTACGTCCAACGGCCGCGGCGCGGTCTCCGCCCTGGAGCTGAACGACCTCGCCGCCCTCGATTTCGGCTCCTGGAAGGACCGCGACGAGACGGAGTCACCGGACTGGGACCCGGTGCCGGGCGAGCTCACCTCCGTACTCACGCTCGAACGGCTGCTCGAACTCCTCGCCGAGACAAGGGCGGCCGGGCGGCCGCTCCAGCTGGCCATCGAGACCAAGCACCCGACCCGTTGGGCGGGGCAGGTCGAGGAGCGCCTGCTGCACCTGCTGAAGCGCTTCGAACTCGATGTGCCCCCGCCGGCCGGCACCCCTTCCCCGGTACGTGTGATGAGCTTCTCCGCCCGCTCCCTGCACCGCGTCCGGGCCGCCGTGCCCCATCTGCCCACTGTGTACCTGATGCAGTTCGTCTCCCCGCGGCTGCGCGACGGGCGCCTGCCCGCCGGTGCGCGGGTCGCCGGCCCCAGCGTGCGCATCCTGCGCAGCCATCCCGGCTACATCGAGCGGCTCCACCGGGCCGGGCACCGGGCACACGTCTGGACGGTCAACGAGCCGGAGGACGTCGAGCTCTGCGTACGGCTGGGCGTCGAGGCCATCATCACGAACCGCCCCAAGCAGGTCCTCGCCCAGCTGGGCCGTTCGTAA
- a CDS encoding SigE family RNA polymerase sigma factor codes for MTTPVRTGTSRGAAPACTSAAVRTSAPAHASASLRTPGALGRASHGARASAVPHLPYPSFTSFVQARGPVLLRAARSLTANPSDAEDLLQTALTKTYVAWDRIEDHRALDGYVRRALLNTRTSQWRKRKVDEFACDELPEQEAVPGPDPAEQQSLHDAMWRAVLKLPARQRAMVVLRYYEDLSEAQTAEVLGVSVGTVKSAVSRALGKLRQDPELTPVR; via the coding sequence ATGACCACGCCAGTCCGTACGGGCACCTCCAGGGGAGCCGCACCGGCATGCACGTCGGCCGCGGTACGTACTTCCGCGCCGGCGCACGCCTCCGCATCGCTACGCACGCCGGGCGCCCTCGGCCGCGCCTCGCACGGTGCGCGCGCGTCGGCGGTGCCGCACCTCCCGTACCCCTCGTTCACGTCGTTCGTGCAGGCGCGCGGTCCGGTGCTGCTGCGGGCGGCCCGCTCGCTCACCGCCAACCCCAGCGATGCCGAGGACCTGCTGCAGACGGCGCTCACCAAGACGTACGTCGCCTGGGACCGGATCGAGGACCACCGTGCCCTCGACGGCTATGTCCGCCGGGCCCTGCTGAACACCAGGACCTCGCAGTGGCGCAAGCGCAAGGTCGACGAGTTCGCCTGCGACGAGCTGCCCGAGCAGGAGGCGGTTCCCGGTCCTGACCCGGCGGAGCAGCAGTCGCTGCACGACGCGATGTGGCGCGCGGTGCTGAAGCTGCCGGCCCGGCAGCGCGCCATGGTCGTTCTCCGGTACTACGAGGACCTGAGCGAGGCGCAGACCGCCGAGGTGCTCGGGGTGTCCGTCGGCACGGTGAAGAGCGCGGTCTCCCGGGCGCTCGGCAAGCTGCGCCAGGACCCGGAGCTGACCCCGGTCCGCTGA
- a CDS encoding SEC-C domain-containing protein, whose translation MAKKRPQTKAGKQQLKDGEIPVVGAREPCPCGSGRRYKACHGRAAAQAVTELVQRPFEGLAGECDWVALRELVPAATAALTLKGGLPEGVPSVTLATVLPMAWPALRREDGSVLLALQNDTSSGDLSRDLADTLQRALEAEAGSPVAARRVPADGPRLQDLLDGDAPFEPVVHPGFEFWVPDAENATAEVSASLERANEAAIPTALLSGVDAAYWCETPEKNHLRWVMPYAEEQLLDALARLHAAGETSLGEGTRLVGSFRAHGLMVPVWDLPSAMGAEDCEKPAAAFAERLATALASDAPLTAEERRARGGLTNRQVTLS comes from the coding sequence ATGGCGAAGAAGCGCCCTCAGACCAAGGCCGGGAAGCAGCAGCTCAAGGACGGCGAGATCCCGGTGGTCGGGGCTCGTGAGCCCTGCCCGTGCGGTTCGGGCCGCCGCTACAAGGCATGTCACGGCCGTGCCGCGGCCCAGGCCGTGACCGAGCTGGTCCAGCGTCCGTTCGAGGGCCTGGCCGGGGAGTGCGACTGGGTCGCGCTGCGCGAACTGGTCCCCGCGGCCACGGCCGCGCTGACGCTCAAGGGCGGCCTGCCCGAGGGTGTGCCCTCGGTGACGCTCGCGACGGTCCTTCCGATGGCGTGGCCCGCGCTGCGCCGCGAGGACGGCTCCGTCCTGCTCGCCCTGCAGAACGACACCTCCTCCGGCGACCTCAGCCGGGACCTCGCGGACACCCTCCAGCGCGCGCTGGAGGCGGAGGCCGGTTCGCCCGTGGCCGCCCGCCGTGTACCGGCCGACGGCCCCCGGCTGCAGGACCTGCTGGACGGCGACGCACCCTTCGAGCCGGTCGTCCACCCGGGCTTCGAGTTCTGGGTGCCGGACGCCGAGAACGCCACGGCCGAGGTGTCGGCATCGCTCGAACGTGCGAACGAAGCGGCCATCCCGACCGCGCTCCTCTCCGGGGTGGACGCCGCCTACTGGTGCGAGACGCCGGAGAAGAACCACCTGCGCTGGGTCATGCCGTACGCCGAGGAGCAGCTCCTCGACGCACTCGCCCGGCTGCACGCCGCGGGCGAGACGTCGCTCGGCGAGGGCACCCGGCTGGTCGGCTCGTTCCGGGCGCACGGGCTGATGGTCCCGGTCTGGGACCTGCCGAGTGCGATGGGCGCCGAGGACTGCGAGAAGCCCGCCGCCGCGTTCGCGGAGCGGCTCGCGACGGCGCTCGCGTCGGACGCGCCGCTCACCGCCGAGGAGCGGCGGGCGCGCGGCGGCCTCACCAACCGTCAGGTGACGCTCAGCTGA
- a CDS encoding bifunctional DNA primase/polymerase: MREILGRRRRLGRRGGTARLDAALTCATEWQWPVVPGAGLRGADGRGDRDRGCACPDPECAVPGAHPFDPGLLAATTDARMVRWWWTNRPAAPVLLATGGRAPCALSLPAVAGARALAGLDGAGLRLGPVVATPTRWALLVAPYTLERLGELLYAQDWVPSSLRFHGEGGYVVLPPSEIGTGQVRWERAPECATGARPKRAVAAPASPWLPDVGDVLEALVEASTSAPDGGSRLTY, from the coding sequence ATGCGCGAGATCCTCGGAAGGCGACGCAGGCTCGGCCGCAGGGGCGGCACCGCCCGGCTCGACGCGGCCCTGACCTGCGCCACGGAGTGGCAGTGGCCCGTGGTCCCCGGAGCCGGGCTGCGGGGAGCGGACGGCCGCGGCGACCGTGACCGGGGCTGCGCGTGCCCCGATCCGGAGTGCGCGGTGCCGGGGGCGCACCCCTTCGACCCGGGTCTGCTCGCCGCCACCACCGATGCCCGGATGGTGCGCTGGTGGTGGACGAACCGGCCCGCCGCGCCGGTGCTGCTCGCGACGGGCGGGCGGGCGCCGTGCGCCCTGAGCCTGCCGGCCGTGGCCGGTGCCCGTGCCCTGGCCGGACTCGACGGGGCGGGGCTGCGGCTGGGGCCCGTGGTGGCGACGCCCACGCGGTGGGCGCTGCTGGTCGCCCCGTACACCCTCGAACGGCTCGGCGAGCTGCTCTACGCGCAGGACTGGGTGCCCAGTTCGCTGCGGTTCCACGGTGAGGGCGGCTATGTCGTCCTTCCGCCGTCGGAGATCGGTACGGGGCAGGTGCGTTGGGAGCGTGCGCCGGAGTGCGCTACCGGTGCACGTCCCAAGCGCGCCGTCGCGGCGCCGGCGTCGCCCTGGCTGCCGGATGTTGGGGACGTCCTGGAGGCGCTGGTCGAGGCGAGCACGAGTGCTCCCGACGGCGGCAGCAGACTCACGTACTGA